One region of Bubalus kerabau isolate K-KA32 ecotype Philippines breed swamp buffalo chromosome 6, PCC_UOA_SB_1v2, whole genome shotgun sequence genomic DNA includes:
- the CD2 gene encoding T-cell surface antigen CD2, with protein sequence MNLACEILASFLLIFTVPTKGEDPESTVVWGALDHDLNLDIPGFPRSDKVADIKWNRNKNKIARIKKDMPLHNEMDKYDMFTNGTLKIKTLMRNDSGLYEVEIYDSNGVNLLSKKFDLKIQEMLSGPEINWICINRTVSCKVENGSDPELQLFLNATRVRQGRRKLITFTWNTKWNKTFKCEASNQIDKKVSTEIVVCPDEGLDLYLIIGICVGGTVFLIFVALLIFYISRRKKQSRRRDDEELEIKTQRAILEERGRKPQQTPVSTPANPGMSQTPPVPGHRSQPPTHRPRALGPRVQPQQKRLPPTPGTQVQQQKGPPLPKPRVQTKPPCDAEENS encoded by the exons GGTGCCCTGGATCATGACCTCAACCTGGACATTCCTGGTTTTCCAAGAAGTGATAAAGTGGCAGATATAAAAtggaacagaaacaaaaacaagattGCACGAATAAAGAAAGATATGCCACTTCAcaatgaaatggacaaatatGATATGTTTACAAATGGAACTCTGAAAATTAAAACTCTGATGAGAAACGATAGTGGTCTCTATGAGGTAGAGATTTATGATTCAAATGGAGTAAACCTACTGAGCAAAAAATTTGATTTGAAGATTCAAG agatGCTCTCAGGACCTGAAATTAACTGGATCTGTATCAACAGAACTGTGAGCTGCAAGGTAGAAAATGGAAGTGATCCTGAATTACAACTGTTTTTAAATGCGACCCGTGTCAGACAAGGTCGTCGGAAGCTCATCACCTTCACGTGGAACACCAAATGGAATAAAACATTCAAGTGCGAGGCGAGTAACCAGATTGATAAGAAAGTCAGCACAGAAATCGTCGTGTGTCCAG ATGAAGGTCTGGATTTGTACCTCATCATTGGCATTTGTGTAGGAGGCACCGTCTTCCTCATCTTCGTGGCACTACTCATTTTCTACATCAGCAGGAGGAAAAAACAGAGCCGCAGGAGAGATG ATGAGGAGCTGGAGATAAAAACACAGAGAGCGATCCTTGAGGAAAGAGGCCGAAAGCCTCAACAGACTCCAGTCTCAACTCCTGCAAATCCAGGCATGTCCCAAACTCCTCCAGTACCTGGCCATCGTTCTCAGCCCCCGACTCATCGTCCACGGGCTCTTGGCCCCCGTGTCCAGCCCCAGCAGAAGAGGCTTCCTCCGACACCAGGCACACAAGTTCAGCAGCAAAaaggccctcccctccccaagccTCGCGTTCAAACGAAACCTCCCTGTGATGCCGAAGAAAACTCCTAA